The genomic interval ACGTTccgaaaacaaacaaaaatccCAATTGTTAATAGTAGATTAATGTCCATTTTGAAATAGTTCAAATTATGATCCTAAAcaactaataaaataattatcaaacaaataaataagtaatagtcaatcaatgactcaacaacaaacaaagaAGACAATAAGGTGTACAGGTATGTTATGGTTGTGAATGTACGTGGACAaaatcattaaataaaataaacaaataattaaattaacttTCATGCATGTGACTTACGTGAACGGatttttcgggcattacaaaaaaaGGAAGAACACAAAAGAGTGAAGTGGGTGACTATATTTGCAATGGCCCACATGCTACAACTTTTGGCTTAAAAAACAGATCAATTATTTGGGCTGGGTTGTGCACATATAAAGGGATTTTTACTTaggtaaattaaaaaaatggaCTGGGTACATCCTTCAATAAATCCGTCTCTGCTTATAGTTGACTGGCAAAGatcaatctatatatatatatatatatatatatatatatatatatatatatatatatatatatatatatatatatatatatatatatatttatttatttatttatttaataaatttgcaATCAGACTCTCATAAAAAGTAAATATTCCTCTTTTTTGCAATAAGAATCAATGATAATTACAACACAATTTAAAAAAAGATTAAAGAACgattgaaataaataattatttgtatCATTTGACTCCACCATAACATACAAATCCCTCTTATCAATCCTTTAGTATAGATCAATAAGCTTACGTAGACTTTGCTAAAGCCCGGCCCAATGGCCATGAATAACCCTCGGAAGGCAAGTTACCGTTGGTGATCAGACTCTGCGGAATCCCGTAAACCTCGGAGACGTCGCGCTGATTCACAACAGCGACGTTAACCTCGTCGTCTTCGTCGAAAGGCAGGCGATCGAAAGTTGCATTCATGAAAGTCGCGGCCATGATCACCACAGGGCCGGAAGCAATCAGTGCCCCCACCACATTTCCTCCCACGACTTGTCCCTGAGCTCCGGCGAGATAGATGGTCAGACCCGTCACCCCTGGCGGCGCCGGTGGAGGCAGAATCGAACCGAGTAAAGAAAGGATCTCAAATCTGCTATCGAATGTGATTTTAGTTCTTCCCAGATTCAACATCAgatcacacactcacacacacacacaccatttTTAATATCACAATTTTATGGCTTTACTTTTTTTATAATATCTATCAATGTGAATTTACGTCCTTTACGAAGATGCATTTTAAAGACGTACTAACTTATAAAATAAACTCGAAGGAAATACCCAAATTTTCATATATCTTTTCAATCTTGATTTGTTGAAAATTATAATACTATTCACTTTTAAATTATATTCCAAATACTAGTATCTTGTAGATTATATCAAATACATAGTACAATGGATATATCCTTAAATTTGTATAATTAAAGTCAAATTAAACGAGTTTAGGTTTGCAAAAGTTGTTGGTGAAATAATGCAAACCTTCCATGGAGTGTGACAATCGATCCCGAAGACGATGGCTGTCGCAACGCGACATTAGTAACACAACCCGTAGCACTAAGCACGCAGATGCCACGTTGTTTTTTACGCGCAAAATTTATCAAACTCTCGCTCAAGTCACAACCTGAAGTCACCTCCATCGCCTGTGCCTTCAACGCATTAGCACTATCCCTAGTGATGATTATCGGGGGCTTCGGCTTGTTCTTGGACCCGGCGGGCCTACCACGGGGTCGCCTTGTTGCTGCATCGATCCGTTGGTCGTTTTCAAATGTGGGTTTAGTTCCAGGGAATGTGAGATCTCCTCCTCCtgccattttcttttaaacttgTTTTTCTTGGTTTGAAAGGGTAGAAATGGTGTAATTTTGAGCTTGGGGAGTGGGTTTATGTAGGAGGAATGCGATATAAATTTATGACGAAAAGTGAATGAAAAGATTATAGATTAGGATTTGGTTAAGTGAGTGAAACGATATAGTAATAGATTATAGCTTGGGTTCCATTCCTAACTTGCAACAAATTTTTGTTTCATGTCAAATGCCTTCTCCAACAAACATTAATTTCATCATTAGTTATAACGCACGTATATATAccacaatatttattttagtagttgttttatttatgttatacaTTATGTTTCTCATCGTGCTTCATTTTATaagaacatatttttatttaattaaatcatgTATAGACTGGAGTTTAAATAACACAACTTGGAATGCATGAGAAAAGCGAATGTGAAGAAAATAAATCTATATCATATCCATCATCTATCACTTGGAATTAAATTGATTATGATACGTGACATTGTTAGACCTATTGAGCATGTTCTTAAAGGCATATAGCCTAAAGACATACAAACACAAAGTTTCCCGTCGATATACcatattaaaaaaaactgaGTTAAGAAAAAGAAGCATTTGATTTTtagaataataatgaatataaggTTCATTTATGGAATTTATTACAAAACATAGAAAGATTTAACAAAGATATGCACTAtgtgaaaaatgacattttactTCGCCAGGCGTTACTTCGGCAaaaataaattacgaagtaatatattaccaataacttcattaataacacaagcgaagtaaaatattatattttacttcggatgtttaaaaacacgggcttcactgtattttttttatatattttacttcggcatatcaattttgatgaagtaaaaaataatgaaaatacgacTCAGTGAAGTAAAAAGATTAAAACATGCGACGgattttttaaaccgtcgccaaattttaaatcggcgacggtttattttaacccgtcgctaattttagcgacggtccaataaaaaccgtcgcatattTAAAACTAGCGAatgttttttaaaaactgtcgctatatttagcgacggttgtcatttgaccgtcgctaaaagtAGCGACAGGTTCCAGccaaccgtcgccgattaaaAATTTGGCGACGGTTAAAGGAACACCGTtgtcattttcaaaaaattccaCCCCGGATATATTTCCCCTCCattttaaccgtcgccgatttaaaatgtTGCGACGgattttactaaaaccgtcgccattttcaaaaaaattatatccCGCCTATTTTTCCCTCtattttcttccaccactctctataaatacatacaaattctctccaatttcttccacttcacttcacaacaattaaaattttttctcacttacacaattttacaacttcacaacacttaaaatttttatcacttacacgatttcacaatttcacaacacttaaaatttttttttcttacacgattttaccactttacgatacttaaaatttttatcttttacacgattgtaccaattcataacacagatttattaaattttttatattttaccgcaccaattcataacacagatttattaatttttttttaatttacctaacatattagcgacggaactcATATGAACCCCGTCgctaagtagcgacggtttttgatatcAATTCGGTCGCATACTAGCGACGGTGATTAACATTACTTCCGtcgcaaaatagcgacggtttgaattccgtcgcaaaatagcgacgggtttgaacatgaattccgtcgctaaataataattaagaagAAATTATATGATATACTACTTCATTATTCACTATAATCGATGAAGTAAAACACATTTATTACTTCGACACCGGTCCAATTCTGGACCGGTTTTTCTCCCAAAACCGGCCAAAAGACTTCGGTATTTTCAATACTACAACTTCGGGTATTATGCGAAGTAAAAGGTacatctattacttcacgtccATATACTTCGGCACTTAAGTACCCTATTACTTCAGATATTATCTGAAGTAAAAAGTGATTTTTGGCATAGTGATGCCAacgaaattaaacaacaaaggATTTTCCCGAGGTCCAcctcaga from Primulina eburnea isolate SZY01 chromosome 17, ASM2296580v1, whole genome shotgun sequence carries:
- the LOC140817826 gene encoding AT-hook motif nuclear-localized protein 16-like; this encodes MAGGGDLTFPGTKPTFENDQRIDAATRRPRGRPAGSKNKPKPPIIITRDSANALKAQAMEVTSGCDLSESLINFARKKQRGICVLSATGCVTNVALRQPSSSGSIVTLHGRFEILSLLGSILPPPAPPGVTGLTIYLAGAQGQVVGGNVVGALIASGPVVIMAATFMNATFDRLPFDEDDEVNVAVVNQRDVSEVYGIPQSLITNGNLPSEGYSWPLGRALAKST